In a genomic window of Magnolia sinica isolate HGM2019 chromosome 16, MsV1, whole genome shotgun sequence:
- the LOC131229589 gene encoding uncharacterized protein LOC131229589 has product MKTKTRSTSKLARCVRAPIRVLCRARDFYVKSMTDYAGRVHCGATTLPKSFSVGSSRRSDDEDLRTLMRIASQRSQRENEEKPVRATHTVASKGLPKSFSVGMGKIDEETPCDFEEDVKVDSAAVLYPRSRSYAVGNRRIGLQSL; this is encoded by the coding sequence ATGAAGACTAAAACACGTTCTACTAGCAAGCTGGCACGTTGCGTCAGGGCGCCTATTCGGGTTCTCTGCAGGGCCCGAGACTTCTATGTCAAGAGCATGACCGACTACGCTGGGAGGGTGCACTGTGGTGCAACCACCTTACCCAAAAGCTTTAGTGTAGGTTCGTCGAGGAGAAGCGACGACGAGGACCTACGAACGTTGATGAGGATAGCCTCTCAGAGAAGCCAACGGGAAAATGAGGAGAAGCCTGTACGGGCTACACACACGGTAGCATCGAAGGGTTTGCCTAAGAGTTTCAGTGTGGGGATGGGGAAAATTGATGAAGAAACGCCTTGTGATTTTGAAGAGGATGTGAAGGTGGATTCTGCTGCAGTTTTGTATCCGAGGAGCCGAAGCTATGCTGTGGGAAATAGAAGAATTGGTTTGCAATCTTTGTGA